The Clostridioides difficile genome has a segment encoding these proteins:
- a CDS encoding carbon-nitrogen hydrolase family protein yields MNSYKIAVCQMMTTENKIENINHAVKMVTEAANNGAKIVVLPEMFNCPYENKYFPKFAEEYPGETTNTLSQLAKKHGIYLVSGSIPELEDGKIYNTCYVFDKNGALIGKHRKMHLFDIEVTGKVSFKESDTLTAGNDVTIIDTEYGKMGIAICYDIRFPELSRLMALKGAEIIILPAAFNMTTGPAHWELSIRMRALDNQVFYVGAAPARNKDASYIAFGNSRISDPWGKIIAQADEKECIIYADIDRDLIPDIRQQLPLLKHRRTDLYELNILK; encoded by the coding sequence ATGAATTCCTATAAAATTGCAGTGTGTCAGATGATGACTACAGAAAATAAGATTGAGAATATTAATCATGCTGTAAAAATGGTAACAGAAGCTGCCAATAATGGAGCTAAAATTGTAGTCTTACCAGAAATGTTTAATTGTCCATATGAAAATAAATACTTTCCTAAATTTGCTGAAGAATATCCAGGTGAAACAACAAATACATTGAGTCAACTAGCTAAAAAACATGGAATTTATCTAGTCTCTGGTAGTATTCCAGAATTAGAGGATGGCAAAATTTATAATACTTGTTATGTATTTGATAAAAATGGAGCTTTAATTGGAAAACATCGCAAAATGCACTTGTTTGACATTGAAGTTACAGGAAAAGTTAGCTTTAAAGAATCTGATACTCTTACTGCTGGAAATGATGTTACTATAATAGATACTGAATATGGAAAAATGGGCATTGCTATTTGCTATGATATTCGTTTCCCTGAATTATCACGCTTGATGGCTCTTAAAGGTGCAGAAATCATTATCTTGCCAGCTGCATTTAACATGACAACTGGACCTGCACATTGGGAATTATCTATCAGAATGCGCGCTTTAGATAATCAAGTATTCTATGTTGGTGCTGCACCTGCTAGAAATAAAGATGCTTCTTACATAGCTTTTGGTAATTCGAGAATTTCAGACCCTTGGGGAAAAATTATCGCTCAAGCTGATGAAAAAGAATGTATTATTTATGCTGATATTGATAGAGATTTAATTCCTGATATAAGACAACAATTGCCATTACTTAAACATAGAAGAACAGATTTATATGAACTTAATATTTTAAAATAA
- the sugE gene encoding quaternary ammonium compound efflux SMR transporter SugE codes for MKWLFLFIAGLFEVFWAFQLKNSHGFSKLTPSILTVVGMIISFYFLSLALKHLPLGTSYAIWTGIGTVGTAIVGSALLNEPVNMARILCIGLIVVGIVGLKLLSTN; via the coding sequence ATGAAATGGTTATTTTTATTTATTGCAGGACTATTTGAAGTTTTTTGGGCATTTCAATTAAAAAATTCACATGGATTTTCTAAGTTGACCCCAAGTATACTTACTGTTGTTGGGATGATTATTAGTTTTTATTTTTTATCATTAGCACTTAAACATCTTCCACTTGGAACATCATATGCCATATGGACTGGAATTGGTACAGTTGGAACTGCTATTGTAGGAAGTGCTCTTTTAAATGAACCAGTTAATATGGCTAGAATTTTATGTATAGGTCTTATTGTAGTTGGGATTGTAGGATTGAAATTATTATCTACCAACTAA